From Cricetulus griseus strain 17A/GY chromosome 1 unlocalized genomic scaffold, alternate assembly CriGri-PICRH-1.0 chr1_0, whole genome shotgun sequence, a single genomic window includes:
- the Taf13 gene encoding transcription initiation factor TFIID subunit 13, with protein sequence MADEEEDPTFEEENEEIGGGAEGGQGKRKRLFSKELRCMMYGFGDDQNPYTESVDILEDLVIEFITEMTHKAMSIGRQGRVQVEDIVFLIRKDPRKFARVKDLLTMNEELKRARKAFDEANYGS encoded by the exons ATGGCAGATGAGGAGGAAGACCCCACT TTtgaggaggaaaatgaagaaattggaggaggagcagaaggtggacaggggaaaagaaagagactttTCTCCAAAGAAT TACGATGTATGATGTATGGGTTTGGGGATGACCAGAATCCTTACACTGAATCAGTGGATATTCTTGAAGACCTTGTCATAGAGTTCATTACTGAAATG ACTCACAAGGCAATGTCGATTGGAAGACAGGGACGAGTGCAAGTTGAAGATATTGTCTTCCTGATTCGAAAGGACCCAAGGAAGTTTGCTAGAGTTAAAGACTTACTTACTATGAATGAAGAATTGAAACGGGCTAGAAAAGCCTTTGATGAAGCCAACTATGGATCTTGA
- the Tmem167b gene encoding protein kish-B isoform X1 — translation MTNVYSLDGILVFGLLFVCTCAYFKKVPRLKTWLLSEKKGVWGVFYKAAVIGTRLHAAVAIACIVMAFYVLFIK, via the exons ATGACGAACG TGTACTCGTTGGATGGGATTCTggtgtttggtttgctttttgtttgcacCTGTGCCTACTTCAAGAAAGTACCTCGTCTCAAAACCTGGCTACtctcagagaagaaaggagttTGGGGTGTGTTTTACAAAG CTGCTGTGATTGGGACCCGACTGCATGCTGCTGTTGCAATTGCCTGCATTGTAATGGCCTTTTACGTCCTGTTTATCAAATGA
- the Tmem167b gene encoding protein kish-B isoform X2: MTNVYSLDGILVFGLLFVCTCAYFKKVPRLKTWLLSEKKGVWGVFYKGKVLSGHREEMEISGQCGATNCCDWDPTACCCCNCLHCNGLLRPVYQMNSKVSHSSTANQGDKDEELVGSLDPV, from the exons ATGACGAACG TGTACTCGTTGGATGGGATTCTggtgtttggtttgctttttgtttgcacCTGTGCCTACTTCAAGAAAGTACCTCGTCTCAAAACCTGGCTACtctcagagaagaaaggagttTGGGGTGTGTTTTACAAAGGTAAGGTCTTATCTGGACACAGAGAGGAGATGGAGATTTCTGG CCAGTGTGG agctacaaa CTGCTGTGATTGGGACCCGACTGCATGCTGCTGTTGCAATTGCCTGCATTGTAATGGCCTTTTACGTCCTGTTTATCAAATGAATTCCAAAGTATCCCACTCATCAACTGCCAACCAAGGGGATAAAGATGAAGAACTTGTCGGGAGCCTGGACCCAGTGTAG